From the Roseofilum reptotaenium CS-1145 genome, the window GGGTCACAGTAATGCGGACACCTTTATTCTTAGCCATAGCTTTACGGGCGCTAAAAGTTTTTAGAGTTAATTAAACACAATTTCCTATTGTCTCATACGTCTTTGTAATTGTGCAACTATTTGTTTGAGTTTCAAATCTAAAGAATAACCACGACGGGTTTGAATCATCAAAGTCCCTGCTACTTGGTCATGAAAAGCTTGTCGCCAATTGGTTTCGGCAAAGGCCCAGCCACAATCGACCCCTAGGGGTAATATTAACAGCAGTGACCAGGCATTGGCTGGATTGAGAGCATTAAATCCGATCAGAGCCAACATTGAGGCGAGTCCGAGAACGGCTTCGCGTTTTAATAAGTCAGAAAATAGGGGAGTCCGTCCCGTTTGGTCTACCACTCGCAGATCAAAGGCATAGCGTCCCAAACTTTGCCCCTTATTTTTGAGGACAATAAAGATCCGAGCCGTAAACCAAGCTAAGAGAAACGCTAGTAAAAACAAACTCCTACCGGCGATCGCACAAAAGAGCCAAATCGTAGCCAAATCTATAGCAAACGCTGCTGTCCGTCGTGACAGAGGCGCTCTGGGAAAATAGCGATCGGGGGGGGGACTGAACATGAACAGTAGGGAGTAGGGAATGGGGAATAGGCAATAGATTAATTCTTTTGGTGGTGTGATAAGGCCTGTTCTAGGGTTGTGATTTTTTCTTCCAAATACTTATGCTGCGATCGCCGAATCAAATGCCCCTTCAACCGTACCATGACTTCTTTGATATTGAACGGTTTGGTAATATAATCAACCGCTCCCAGTTCAAAAGCTTTAACTTTATCCGCCACCTGAGCGATCGCCGTAATGAAAATCACGGGAATTTGCTCCGTTTGAGGATTATCCTGGAGTTTTTGACACACTTCATAGCCATTCAGACCTGGCATCATCACATCTAGAAGGATCACATCAGGACAGATTTGTTCAGCTATTTCCAAAGCTTCAAGACCATTGACTGCTGCTTCTACTTGATAGCCATCATCAAGCAAAAGTTCAATCAACAAGCGCATATTAGTGGCATTATCTTCAACCACCAGGATGGTAAATTGGGATGGTTCAAACTGAATGTGCTGCATAGAACTCTTAACCAAAAATGGGATGACTCTATGGCATCTACTGCCCTATTCTTAAGGTCTACCGAAGAACAAGGCAATCGCATAAAACCCCTTTGACAATCCTATCCCGGATTCTGGCTTGTCCCGACTAAACAAGCGCCTTCCCAAATAATCCCCGTCAGATTTGCACCCTCTAACTCTGCACAAAGTAAATGGGCTTCTTTTAAGTTAGCACCAATCAAATTCGCCCCACGTAAGTCAGCTTCTTCTAAATTCGCTTGAGTTAAGCTTGCGCCTTGGAGATCGGCATAACTTAAATCAACCCCTTTAAGATTAGCATTATTCAAATTTGCACCTCGCAAGTCAGCGCCTCGCAAATCTGCACCTTGTAGCTTAACCCCGATTAGGTTAGCTCCACTGAGAAATGCCCCCGCTAAGGAAGCTTGGGTTAAAGTCGCACTCATCAAGTTAGCCCCTCTCAGGTTACTCCCTCGTAAATCAGCTTGAGTTAAATCTGCTTGCATTAAGTTTGATCCGAGTAAATTCCCCCGCAGATCAGCCCCAATCAGTTGGGCTGCCATCAGATTTGCACCGTCGAGTCGGGTTCCTTTGAGATTAGCAGAGGAAAGAATCGTTCCCACTAAGTTAGCTCCCGCTAAATTAGCATTCGGGAGTTGGACTTCAGTCAGGTCTTCATCTTCTAAGTTTACCCCTGGAAGGTGTTTGAGATGGCCAGCACGAAGGGCAACAAGATCTAAATCCATAGTATTTATTCGATTCATCGGTAGGTTGAGTTCAGGGAAGCAAGGGGGGTGGGATTCTCATCAAGTAACCAGATGCCTGAAGCAATTTTAGGGGGCAAGTTCGAGAGTTGCAAGCCCTGTTGCATTCCTCGCACTAATAAGGTCAACGTTTCCACTAATTTGGGGTCAAATTGGGTTCCAGCCAGGTCTTGGCAATATTCTAGGGCTGCGATCGCCTCTTGGGAATTCTGACTCTGGAGTTGCTGTTCAAAGGTCGCAATCAGGCTGAGAATCCGAGATTCAATCGGAATCCGATCGTAGGCGAGACCTTCCGGTTTGCCAGAACCATCCCAATGTTCGTTTTGATGACTAATAATATGGGCGATCGCCTGAAGTTGGGGCATCATCCGCAAAATCGAAGGTTTGGGCAAATCTGAGAGCTGTTCCTGAAGTTCTTGTTGCCGTTTGCTTTGGTAGGGATCGAGGGCTTCAGGGAGACCTTGTAAGCAGGGCAGTCTATGGAGCAGAGCCGCTAACCGTAAGCGTTTCACTTGCCACACGGGTAAATCCAGCAATTGTCCCATGACATCCGAGAGCGCTGCCACTTCTGTCGCTACATGGGGGTTGCTTAGATCGGCTTGGTCAATGACTTGAGCCATCCGCAACAAGGCTTGAATTTTATTGGAGCGCAAGTTATCCGTCAGGTCTTGAAACTGATAGAGAGGGGAATCACTATTGTAAGGGTTAAGTTGATTTTGGCAGTTTTGCAGATAGTCTACAACAGAAGAGACTACAGCATTGAGTAGATCGGCTTCTGGAGGTTTAGGGGTGATGTTTTGCAGGCGATCGTCGAGCTGTTGAGCTAATTTTGGATCGTAGGCTTGCAGATGTTCGGCCACTAACGTAACCGTTTCCTTCACTAACGTCGGTTCAAATGTCCAAAACCCATAAAATTTCCGTTCGCAATCGTTTTTTGGCCATCCTTTTACTCCATAATCAGCAGCAGATAATTCTTGGCATAAGACCATCGCCGTATAGTTGTTGGACATAATAATCAGATGCCATTCCTGACAAACTGGATCGTGGCTCTCTAGACCCACTAATTGAACATTAGGGAATTGACTGGTCGGATGTTGAGTAAATCCTGCCTCTTCAGTGGCTAAAATCACCACTTCGGAAGCTCGTTGGGCTAATTCTCGATAGCGTTCTGCTTCTTGCTCATACCATTTCCCCTGTTGGAATGCTGCAATCAATAGGGGTTGATCCTCACATTGGAGAATAAAATCTTCTAAGGCATGACACAGGGCAACCAAAGTATTTTTGTAATAGACCCCAAAGTTCAGGGGTTGGGTGTTTTGGTGGGCTGTATGCAGTTTTTGCAGGATTGAGCCAGTTAACATTGTTTTATCTTATCAGTTGCTTATGAAATACTAATCTTCAATTCTTGCATTACATTTTGACATAATTTACCAAGGTAGAGCCACACTTTTCAGAAAATCAAAAAAGACGCTTATAATACAGCGCCTGCACTTGGGATGCGTATCATAGACGAATTAAAGCTTCTGTTGAGAGCGATCGCTCATCGTGTCCCCACCTATGGTATATAGTTAGTAACCTGGGCTTTAAGACTTGGAAGAGATGATTTCTGCAACGAATGAGAACGAAACCAATCACCATGAGCGATCCATAGCTGTTGTGGGGATAAGCTGTCGCTTCCCTGGTGCAAAAAACTACCGTGAATACTGGAATAATTTACTCCAAGGAGTCAATAGTATAACTACTACATCCCAGAGATGGGATATTGACAAATTTTACTCTTCCATTCCAGAGACTTCTAACAAAACAATTAGTAAATGGTCCGGATTAATCGAAGGAATTGATAAATTTGATGCTGGATTTTTCGGGGTTTCGCCAAGGGAAGCCAGTCGAATGGACCCTCAACAGAGGATTCTCTTAGAATTGAGTTGGTCTTGTTTAGAAGATGCGGGTTATTCGCCGTTAGAACTCTCCGGAAACCCGATAGGAGTATTTATCGGTGTTTGCAACTCTGACTATAATCAAATACAACATCAAAATGGCAATATTCAGGGACATACAGCCACAGGAACGTACACCTGTATGATTGCTAACAGAATCTCTTATTTCTTTAACTTTCATGGCCCTAGTGTGCCCGTAGATACTGCTTGTTCGAGTTCTCTAGTTGCTCTGCACCAAGCCATCAATTCTATTCAAGCACAAGAATGCCAGATGGCACTTGTAGGTGGAATTAATATATTATGCACTCCCACCAGCTATATATCATTCAGTCAGCTCGGCATGTTATCTCCAACAGGGCAATGCAAAACATTTGATAGCCAAGCCGATGGCTATGTTAGAGGAGAAGGAGCCGGAATAATCCTATTAAAACCTCTAGAACAAGCCCGATTAGACCGAGATCAAATTTATGGTGTCATCAAAGGAAGTGCTGTCAATCATGGGGGCAGAGCAAGAACTTTAACCTCTCCTAATATTTATGCTCAAACTCAAGTTTTGCGAGCTGCCTATACCCAAGCTAATATTGCTCCCAACACCGTTGCTTATATAGAAACTCATGGTACAGGAACACCCTTGGGAGATCCCATAGAAATCAATAGTCTCAAACGGAGTTTCAAACAACTCCATCAACACTATGGAATCCCAGCACCACAAAATCCCTACTGTGGTCTAGGAGCAGTAAAAACGAATATTGGGCATACAGAAGCAGCCGCCGGGATTGCGGGATTAATCAAAGTTTTATTATCGATAAAAAATAAACAAATCCCTAAAACCATCAACTTTCAGAAACTCAATACTCGAATAGACTTAAGCCAGACTCCATTTTATCTAGTCAGAGAAACTCAAGAATGGAAACCCTTAATTACAGACAATGGAGAAATAGTTCCTAGGCGAGCCGGAGTAAGTTCCTTCGGGTTTGGAGGAGTCAACGCTCATATCGTGTTGGAAGAGCCGCCCGAACAAGACCAACTAAAAACAGAACTCGCTCCTTCATTCAATCTATTAACGCTTAGTGCTAAAACCAAACCCGCGCTGCAAGACTTAGCCCAGAATTATATCCCTTATTTACAATCTCAGGATGAATCTGAAATAGCAGACATTTGCTATACCAGTACCCTAGGACGGGCGCATTTTGAAGAAAGACTAGCAATCGTGGCTGAGTCTAAGCAAGAGTTAGAGGAAAAACTCTTAGAATTTGCAAAGCAACCTTACACCTACGGGGTCATTCGAGGAACAGCACTGTCTGCCCAATCTCAAGACGTGGCTTTTCTATTTACAGGCCAAGGGTCTCAATATATTAATATGGGACGACAGTTATATGAAAGACACCCAACTTTTCGCCAGGTTTTAGACGAATGTGACGCAATTCTGAAATCCTATCTAGAAGTCCCTCTATTAAAAGTTTTATATCCTGATGAATCTCAGCCGCTTGAGGCCTCTCTCATCGACCAAACTGCTTATACCCAACCCGCTCTCTTTGCTGTAGAGTATGCTTTGGCTAAACTATGGGAATCTTGGGGAATAAAACCCAGTATTGTGATGGGTCATAGTGTTGGGGAATATGTCGCTGCTTGTATTTCCGGAGTCTTCACCTTAGAAGAGGGTTTGAAATTAATTGCCATGCGGGGACAATTAATGCAACGCTTGCCTCCCGGTGGCAAAATGGTCTCTGTATTAGCATCGGAAACTCAAGTCAAAGCAGTCATAAAGAACTATTCTAGACAAGTTAGTATCGCCGCTTTCAATGGGCAACGAAGTATTGTCATCTCAGGGGAAATAGACGCTTTAGCAGCAATTTGTAGTCAATTAGAAAGTCTCGGAATTAAAACTAAAACGCTACAAGTCTCCCATGCCTTTCATTCCCCATTAATGGAACCCATGATAGCTGAATTTGAAGCAATAGCTCAAGGAGTAACTTATCGTCAGCCCAAAGTCCCCTTAGTTTCTAATGTGACAGGTAGAAAAGCTGGAGAAGAAGTCAGCACTGCTCAATATTGGGTTAATCATATCAAAGAACCAGTTAGATTTGCACAAAGCATGGTGACCTTATGTGAGCAAGGATATGAAACTTTCTTGGAAATTGGGCCAAAACCCATATTGTTGGGTATGGGAAGAGAGTATGTATCCGAGGAAGGCGGTTTATGCTTACCTTCCTTACGTCCAGGAATACCAGAATGGCAACAAATGCTCTCTAGTTTAGGGGAATTCTATGTAAAGGGCGCGAAGGTAAATTGGTTAGGATTTTACGACAGTTGGGGTTTCTCCGGACAGAAAATTTCTTTACCGACTTATCCATTTCAAGGAGAAAAATATTGGATAGAAGATTCTGAAGTTAACGAAGGAACGTCAATTATTAACTTATTGAATCAGGGCGATGTCTCGCATTTAACTGAACGATTGAGAACCGTTGAAGAGTTTAGTCCTCATGAAGTTGATTTACTTCCCAAATTACTGAAGTGTTTGGTCAAGCAACATCGACAAGAGTTAGGAAAAGCTGGCATTCATGATTATTTTTATTCTATAGATTGGCGAGAAAAAGTAGGTTTTGGTCAAACCCGGTTAATCAAACCGGTAGAAATGGAACGTCAATCCATTTTGGGTGAGTTAGCACTCAAGGAAGAAAAGCCAGGAAATATTCTGACTCTATTAGAAAAAATCGGGATAGAGTATATCATACAAGCCTTGGATAAAATGGGCTGGTCTTATCAGCCTACAGAGCTGTTTTCACTAGAGA encodes:
- a CDS encoding pentapeptide repeat-containing protein encodes the protein MDLDLVALRAGHLKHLPGVNLEDEDLTEVQLPNANLAGANLVGTILSSANLKGTRLDGANLMAAQLIGADLRGNLLGSNLMQADLTQADLRGSNLRGANLMSATLTQASLAGAFLSGANLIGVKLQGADLRGADLRGANLNNANLKGVDLSYADLQGASLTQANLEEADLRGANLIGANLKEAHLLCAELEGANLTGIIWEGACLVGTSQNPG
- a CDS encoding DICT sensory domain-containing protein, whose protein sequence is MLTGSILQKLHTAHQNTQPLNFGVYYKNTLVALCHALEDFILQCEDQPLLIAAFQQGKWYEQEAERYRELAQRASEVVILATEEAGFTQHPTSQFPNVQLVGLESHDPVCQEWHLIIMSNNYTAMVLCQELSAADYGVKGWPKNDCERKFYGFWTFEPTLVKETVTLVAEHLQAYDPKLAQQLDDRLQNITPKPPEADLLNAVVSSVVDYLQNCQNQLNPYNSDSPLYQFQDLTDNLRSNKIQALLRMAQVIDQADLSNPHVATEVAALSDVMGQLLDLPVWQVKRLRLAALLHRLPCLQGLPEALDPYQSKRQQELQEQLSDLPKPSILRMMPQLQAIAHIISHQNEHWDGSGKPEGLAYDRIPIESRILSLIATFEQQLQSQNSQEAIAALEYCQDLAGTQFDPKLVETLTLLVRGMQQGLQLSNLPPKIASGIWLLDENPTPLASLNSTYR
- a CDS encoding RDD family protein is translated as MFSPPPDRYFPRAPLSRRTAAFAIDLATIWLFCAIAGRSLFLLAFLLAWFTARIFIVLKNKGQSLGRYAFDLRVVDQTGRTPLFSDLLKREAVLGLASMLALIGFNALNPANAWSLLLILPLGVDCGWAFAETNWRQAFHDQVAGTLMIQTRRGYSLDLKLKQIVAQLQRRMRQ
- a CDS encoding response regulator, whose translation is MQHIQFEPSQFTILVVEDNATNMRLLIELLLDDGYQVEAAVNGLEALEIAEQICPDVILLDVMMPGLNGYEVCQKLQDNPQTEQIPVIFITAIAQVADKVKAFELGAVDYITKPFNIKEVMVRLKGHLIRRSQHKYLEEKITTLEQALSHHQKN
- a CDS encoding type I polyketide synthase translates to MISATNENETNHHERSIAVVGISCRFPGAKNYREYWNNLLQGVNSITTTSQRWDIDKFYSSIPETSNKTISKWSGLIEGIDKFDAGFFGVSPREASRMDPQQRILLELSWSCLEDAGYSPLELSGNPIGVFIGVCNSDYNQIQHQNGNIQGHTATGTYTCMIANRISYFFNFHGPSVPVDTACSSSLVALHQAINSIQAQECQMALVGGINILCTPTSYISFSQLGMLSPTGQCKTFDSQADGYVRGEGAGIILLKPLEQARLDRDQIYGVIKGSAVNHGGRARTLTSPNIYAQTQVLRAAYTQANIAPNTVAYIETHGTGTPLGDPIEINSLKRSFKQLHQHYGIPAPQNPYCGLGAVKTNIGHTEAAAGIAGLIKVLLSIKNKQIPKTINFQKLNTRIDLSQTPFYLVRETQEWKPLITDNGEIVPRRAGVSSFGFGGVNAHIVLEEPPEQDQLKTELAPSFNLLTLSAKTKPALQDLAQNYIPYLQSQDESEIADICYTSTLGRAHFEERLAIVAESKQELEEKLLEFAKQPYTYGVIRGTALSAQSQDVAFLFTGQGSQYINMGRQLYERHPTFRQVLDECDAILKSYLEVPLLKVLYPDESQPLEASLIDQTAYTQPALFAVEYALAKLWESWGIKPSIVMGHSVGEYVAACISGVFTLEEGLKLIAMRGQLMQRLPPGGKMVSVLASETQVKAVIKNYSRQVSIAAFNGQRSIVISGEIDALAAICSQLESLGIKTKTLQVSHAFHSPLMEPMIAEFEAIAQGVTYRQPKVPLVSNVTGRKAGEEVSTAQYWVNHIKEPVRFAQSMVTLCEQGYETFLEIGPKPILLGMGREYVSEEGGLCLPSLRPGIPEWQQMLSSLGEFYVKGAKVNWLGFYDSWGFSGQKISLPTYPFQGEKYWIEDSEVNEGTSIINLLNQGDVSHLTERLRTVEEFSPHEVDLLPKLLKCLVKQHRQELGKAGIHDYFYSIDWREKVGFGQTRLIKPVEMERQSILGELALKEEKPGNILTLLEKIGIEYIIQALDKMGWSYQPTELFSLERITQKLGIVNSQKQLFNRILQVLVQEGMLKKRSQQWEVVQELPPVNPSQIYQSRLQKYPDIVAELTLLHRCASQLSAVLRGAIDPVQLVFPEGDLTAATHLYQESPTAQAMNTIVQRAVSQVIEKLPPRQGVRILEIGAGTGGTTAYLLPHLQPSRTQYVFTDLGSLFLRKAQEKFQDYSFVSYQTLDIERDLEQQNVDLHQYDIAIAANVLHATENLKQTLNNVHQLLAPGGLIVLLEVATQNLWLDLVFGLLEGWWRFQDYELRPDYPLLNRLQWQQLLKETGFSEQVILPEQSGQLELSSDQVVMIAQAEETARLEDRADSRHWLILADPEGIGQHLATHLRSVGHSCTLVFPGEHYQKIGAAEFILNPHHPLEFGQMMTEIVQQSSLYGVVQCWTLERGDILQREPLNEWLKSGCGATLSLVQELVKLENSQPPKLWVVTQGVQPLPEPEPLLSGLAQSPVWGMAKVIDLEHPELNCVRVDLDPTEPVENQALNLLDELHSRESENQVAFRGQRRYVSRLVPNDVATPSIPPSFGKEVTYLIAGGLGGLGLLVAGWMIEQGAQHLVLLSRRSPDALTAEKLAQLRKLGGSVTVERADISDLDAMTQVCDRINRSPYPLAGVIHSAGMLSDAVLQNQTWSSFEPVMKAKIEGAWNLHQLTKNQPLDFFILFSSVASLFGSSGQSNHAAANAFLDHLAHYRRSMGLPALSIHWGTVSKVGEAAERGADIRLQQQGLNAISPDEVLEALTILLTGELTEVGVVNVDWSVWEDRIAHSPFLEDWQQKATVTEVTPTVESNIVQQLSHSTPKERRSLLISHLRNQMGPVLGLKNVSEIGLEDKFFELGMDSLTSVELRNKLQRSLEITLPSTLAFDYPTIDKLVEYLLQHLSGSPIANSPPFIPQQQEETLEEDLEEGHAPIQDLSEEEVEALINQKLNALLED